AATATCATTAAAACCATCAAGATCAAAATCGGCAGAAAGAATAGACCAACTCCAATCTGTATTGGCAATGCCAGACATTTTGCTAATCTCACTAAATGCGCCTTCACCATTGTTTAACTGCAGCATATTATGCATATATTGGTAATGATAGCCCTTGTCAACCATTTCTTCGAAACTGGAAATAGATGTCATGGCCATGGTTGTTTTTGAACGGATATAATCTTCAGGATTCATATCTAAAGTTAATACGTCTAATAATCCATCATTATTTATATCGGCTATGTCACTCCCCATACTATTAAAGGAGATGTGTTTAAATAATAAATCTCTGGATTCTGTAAAAGTGCCATCTTTATTATTTAGGTAGGCCAAATCAGGAATATTAAAATCATTACAGACATAGACATCTAACCAGCCATCATTATTTAAATCGCCTACTTGAGGGTTTAGACCAAAACCAATATCAAACTGTAAGCCTGCTTGTTCTGAAACATCTGTGAAATGGCCAGTGCCATCATTATTATAGAGCCTATCAGACCCTTTTAGTTCTAATGTTTTTGGATCTTTTTGAATTTTATCTAAATCTAGAATTTGAGTTCTACTGGTTATATCAGGAGTGTTAGATACATAGGCATCAAGATCATTATCATTGTCATAATCAAAAAAGGTGGTTTGTATGGTGCGGTTATCATCGGCAATACCTAACACTGCTGCTTTTTCTGTGAAGGTAAGATCGCCATTATTAATGTATAGAAGATTTTGAAATTTGCCATCATTATCTTCCCAACCTCCTCGAGAAATATAGATATCTAGAAGTCCGTCATTATTCACATCGGCCATGGTTACGCCTGTATTAAATCCAGGAGTATTCAGTATCCCTGCTTCTGTAGATATTTCTTTGAAGGTGAAATTCCCAAGATTTAAGTATAATTTATCGGCGGAAGAGTTAGAAGTAAAATAAAGATCTATATAACCATCATCATTAATATCACCTGCTGCAACACCACCACCTATATAGGTGTACATATATTGATAATAATTAGAATCTAAGGTTTCTTCTAACTGGTTAACAAAATCTAATCCAGAATGTTTAGAGGAAACAGCTGTAAATAATTTTTGTTCTTCAGGTATTGGCGCATCTGCTCTTTGCTCTTTACAGGAATATACTCCTAAGTTTAAAAGAATACAGATAGCAATTGGATACAATTTTTTAATACTGAAATAGGATTTGAATGTGGTCATAAGGCGTCATATAATGGGTGATGTAGGGCTCTTGTAATTTACATTGGTTTCTAAACTAAAGCAAACATAGTAGGAGCAAAAAGCGGTAAGATTTTTTAAAATCTTACCGCTTAATTCTAAAAAAAACTAACTCAATATCTAATTTGCTAGGTTTGGATTTCTATCTACTTCAGTTTGTGGTAGAGGCACAAAATAATTTGATGGCGCTAGAGAACCAATTATAGCATTTGTTTCTGATGTTATAGGTTCATTGGTAAGTGCGTTTATAGAAACTCTTGGGTTTCTAGCAGAACCACCGAGTGCAGCCTCAACCTGCTCTTTTCTTACCAGATCATTCCAACGTAAATATTCACCTGCTAATTCCCATTTTCGCTCTGTAAAAGCTAAATCTTGAATTGTTCCATCTGACGGACCTACATCTGGCAAGCCAGCTCTATTTCTTACATCATTTAATGCTTTCCATGCTTCTGCGCCTGCAGTACCAGATTCTCCTGAGGCTTCAGCATAAATAAGTAAAACCTCGGCATATCTCATATAGTAGTCATTTCGGTCGCTTTCAAAACCTCCAAAAGTTCCTTCTTCAAACGGACCAACAATTTTCTTGAATAGGGGTTGTTGTTGATCTACAAAGCTAGTCCACTCTAAAAAGCCTCCAACAGGGTCGCCTGCGGTAGCTTTGTCATTTTCATCTAAAGGTACTTGCGTATGGTAGGTTGCATCTTTTCTAGCGCCTTCTGGCATATCTTCGAAAAATCTAATTTCTGCAAATGTCTCTTGCCAGCCTTGTGTTTGAGGATCACTTGGAAGTCCAAGTTTACCAGTTTTCCGGTTAGGAAGACCACAAGATGAACAATAGGCAATGGTAAATATAGATTCTATATTTTCTCTACCAGCTACGGTATATAAGGTTGAGATATCATCTACAAGGCCAAAACCATGATCACCAGCGTTATCAATGACTTGTTTAGCACTAGAAGCCGCTAAGGCATATTTTGAAGCATCTTTCTCAGGAAATCCTGCCCAATCTAAATAAAGTCTTGCAAGTATAGCTCTGGCTGTACCTGAGTTAGGATTGGAAGCTCCAATATTTGTTTGTACAGGTAACATAGATTCAGCGTTTAATAAATCGCTCTCTATCTGCTGGTACACCTCTGCTTGGGTTGCCAAAGGTCTTTCAAAGTTTATTTCTAAGTCTAAGGGTAATACTATTCTTCCGTGTATACGTGCTAAATGATAAAACATTAAACCCCTTAAGAAATAAGTTTGCCCCACTAACTCTTTTTGACGAGCAGCATCAGCAGGAAACGCTACACCTTCCATATTAATTAAAACAGTATTAGCGGCTTTCACCATAGCATAAATACCTGCCCAATTTGTGGCTGTTCTTCCGTTTGAAGCAGAGATGTCTCTTTGATCATATTCTCTAAAATCGCCTTTATTACTTTCTCGGTGCGTGGTCATATCATCACCAGACCAACCATTGACATAAAAAGTGGTCATCCAAGCGGCTTTGTTTAGTTTTCCAAAAATACCGGTTACGGCTAAATCTAATTCCTCAATACTATTGTAGGGTTCTACGGCTAAACTAGATTTACCTGGCGTTTCGTCTAATTCAAATTGTTCACAGCTATGAAGAAGCATAGCGAAGGCAATGATTACCAAGAGAAATGGTTTTACCTGAAATGAACGGTATGTGTTAATTGTTCTCATATTTTTTATTTTTTGTCTAAATCTTACTTCGAATTAAAATCTAATTTTTGCTCCTAAAGTGTAGGTTCTTGGATTAGGATAAGCACCAACATTAATACCTGGCGCAACATCTTCATTTCCTTCCGCACTTCGTCTTGAACTAGATTCAGGGTCATAACCAGAATAATCAGTAATTAAGAATAAATTTTGGCCACCTGCATATAGCTTAATGGAAACATCATTTAAGGTTTTTATATCTTTTAAAGTATAGCCTATAGTTAAGTTACTTAATCGGATAAAATCACCTTTTTCTACATAGCGACTAGATTCATACAGGTGGGCGAATGCGGGAATATCTGTTTCATTTGTTGGGGTCCATTGGTTAACTTGGTCTGGAGATAAGAAGCTTCTGGAATCTCCGGCACCACCAGTGATGGCAGCTTGTTGAATATTATAAATATCAAAACCATGCACTCCTTGAAGGAAGATATTGAAGTCCCAGTTCTTAATAGAAATAGTGTTGTTAAAGCCCCAAGTTAATTTTGGTGTACCGTTACCAATTGCACCAAATTTTACTTCATTATTTTCGTCTAATACATATTTAGCTTCTCCAGGTTTTGCAATCGGAATGCCTTCTGAATTTAAGGGAATATCATCTGTAGATTTCCACGTACCTAAAAATGTAGCTCCGTTAAATTGTCCTAAGGGCTGATTAATTTCTATGAAGTTAAGTATGTTTCCTTGGCCCCCTGGAGCCTGAAATTGTCCAATTATTGTGGTTAAACCATCGTTTAATTGCGTAACCTTGTTTTCTACATAGGATAATGAAAAGTTAGAACTCCAATTCGTATTTTCTGTAGTAATAAAATCATATCCTACAGTAAGATCAATACCCTTATTTTCTACTTCACCTACATTTTTTAAAATCGTATTAGCACCTAATTCACCGCCATCATAATCTGGGATAGTAGCATTTAATAATAAATCTTCGGTAACCTTTTTATACCCATCAATACTTATGTTTCCTTTTCCATTTGCAAAGCCTAGGTCAATTCCAACATTTAATTGTGAAGTTGTCTCCCAAGTAGCAAAAGGGTTACCAATACTATTTATAAAAGTACCCGTAGTAGCGGCAGTACCATTAGCAGCATAGCTATTAAATCCTAAAGTTGTGAATGAAGAGTAGGGGCCAATATTTTGATTTCCTACTTGTCCCCAGCCTGCTCTTAGTTTTAAACTACTTAGACTATTAGAGTTTTCAATCAAATCATTTAGGCTATACGCTAAGGCAACAGAAGGAAAGAATCCCCATCGTTCTTTTTCTCTAAAAACAGAACTGGCATCATAACGTCCTGTAGCGGTAAGAAAAAGATTGTTATCTAAAATATATTCTGCTCTCAGCATAAATGAAGATAATTCTCTTTCATTGAACTCATTGTTTACAGTTTGACCTGAATTAGGAGCTAATTCTGCAAAATAAAATCCACGTCCTTGTAGTGAAAGGTCATTGGCATTCCATCCATTGCCCTGAAATTTAGAGTTTGAATATTCTTGGACTCCTGTTAATTTAATATCATGAATATCACCAAACTCTTTTTGCCAAGTGAATATATTACTCATTTGGTAACTGGTGTTTTTATTGTTGTTAAAAGAGGTATGAGGTAGTTGATCATCGCCTATTTCAACAGCATATCTTTCCACATTTAAACTAGATATTTGAGTACCTAATATTAAAGAATAAGTAAAATTGTCTGTGATGTTGTACGTAGTGTTAATCGTGGCATTTAATCTTTCTTCATTATCTCTGATTCTAGTTTCATTCAAACTTCTCACAGGGTTGTCATTTAAGGATGCCACAGAAGATCTGATATTGTATTCTCCTGCTGCATTATACACGGGAGTAGTGGGGTCCCATGTTAAGGCTTTATAAATAAAACTCCCTTGACCATTACCAAAACGATCTGTATTATTTTTATTTTCACTTCTACTACCATAGACGTTAAGGCCAATTTTGAAGTTGTCTTTTACTTGTGCTTCCACATTAGATCTAATAGACAATTGATTGTAACCAGTGTTAATGACAATTCCTTCTTCATCTCTATAATTCCCCGAAAAATAATATCTAATATTACCTTCAGAGCCATTGGCTGAAATAGCTAAATTTTTACTGATTCCTGTGCGTAGAATTTCTTGCTCATAATCCGTACCACCATTAGCAGCAAATGCCGCTATTTGGCTTTCGGTATAAATAGCTGCTCCACCAGAATTTGTTCTTCTTAGATTTTCTATGATGGCAAAATCTTCAGCACCCAATCGGGGTACGGAATTAGGACTTGAAGAAAAAGAAGTAAAGTAATTAACGTTTATTTTTCCTTTTCCAGACCCTTTTTTTGTGGTAATAATAATAACACCATTAGATCCTCTTACACCATATATTGCTGTAGCTGATGCATCTTTAAGAATATCCATAGCGGCAATATCATCGGGATTTATGGTGCTTAAATCACCACCGAGCACACCATCAACTACGACAAGTGGTTGGTTGTTTCCAGTGATAGAATTGACACCTCTAATTCTAACCTTTATGGCGCCACCTGGTTGGCCATTAGCTTTTGCCACGGTAACCCCTGCCGCACGACCTTGTAGCGCTTCTTCAACTCGAGTTACCGGCTGATCTTCAAAGGACTTAGAATCTATTCTAGATACGGAACCTGTAACGTCACTTTTTTTGACGGTACCATATCCAATAACCACAACGTCATCTAATTGTTGCACATCTGATTGTAGGGTTACGCTTATAGAGGTCTGACTTCCGATAGCTATTGTTTTAGAAACATGGCCAATATAGGATATTACCAAAACCTCCTCTGCCAATGCTGTAATACTAAAATTGCCATCAAAGTCGGTAACGGCTCCTTTAGTAGTGCCTTTTATAATAACATTGGCTCCAGGAATAGGAACCCCGGTTTCGTCACTAACAGTACCGGTGACTGTTTTTTGGGCTGCTCCTTGATAAAAGCCCATTAAGGAGAGAAAAATCCCCAATAGAAGACATTTCTTCGAATACTTGAAAAAACTGTTTTTCATAATCATTTGTTTTACGTGTGTTTAGTTGAGTATATGTGTGATTTTAATAGATTATAAGTATGAACAATATTGAAACCAAGCTTAAATGTGTGTGGTGTAGTCAGTTAATTTTTAAGTTTCAAATAAGAAACTGGTTTCTTATTTGAAACAAATATATACATTTTCACATAACATTAACATGCGTCATTGTTATATTTTCTATTATTTACTTAAATAACTAATAAATTGATAAGAATGCGCCTAAAAATTTAAGGGTTTGATAAAGCTGATGTTTTTGAAGAAATAATACAGAAGGCAGCAAGACGTAAATGCCATTAGATATTTAGATAAACGGCAAAAAAACACCCATAAATTTGACTAAATTTATGGGTGTATAATTATTGTAATTTTACTTAAACGACGAAACTCATTCGCTTGTATATCATAAAATTTGATATTATCTATTAAAGTATATTAATGCTTACTATCTGGGTAAAGGTCATTTGTATACCTGTAAACCTCTGCCTTTCCTATGCCTCTAGCATTTGTAATTTCTTCTTTCCATTGTTGTCTTAAGTTAGCTAATACCTCTGACTGTTGTGGATTGTTGGCTAAATTAGCCAGCTCATTAGGGTCGTTTTTTAAATTATATAATTCTTCATAAACAGGTTGCTCTCCATGTAAAGGTGAATCTATATAATCACGATATATAGCAATCTCAGGATCATGCATATTGTATAACATCTCATTCAAAGGAATGCCCATTTCCTTAGCGTATTTAATTTCTTTAGCTGCCGAAAAATTGTTATTTTTATAGTATCTTATATATTTCCATTCTTTATTTTGAATAGCTTCACATCTTGGATTACCGAAATGGGTAGACCATAAGTTTTCCGTGTATACATAATCTCTAACTTCTACTTTTGACCCTATTATTAAATCTGAGATATCTTTACCTTGAAACGTAATTGGAGGAGTAATGCCGCCCATAGCAAGCATTGTTGGGGCTATATCTATGGTTTGCACTAAGGCATCACTTTTTAATCCTCTTTGTTTTTTAGGAGCTTTAGGATTAAATACAATAATAGGTACATGCGTAGTTTGTTCATAACAAAGTGCTTTACCTCCTAAACCCTGTTGCCCACCAAACAAGCCGTGATCAGAGGTGAAAATAATAATCGTATTTTTATCTAGTTTTAAATCTTTCAGTTTTTTTTGAAGGTTTCCCACTAAGCGGTCAATCCCTGTCATGGCTTCTAGCTCTCTTATGTATCGTTCTTTAACGCCTTCTGGTGTATCTACATAGTTATATCCTTCTTGTCTATCTTCTGCTCTAAGTAAATCTGCTGGAAGTTTTGGTGTTTTAATAGCTGCTTTAGCGACATAGTTTTTGTGTAATGGAATGTCTAAATCACGATAGAGTGTTTTATAAATAGCATCATCACTTTCTTTTAATTTCATAGAACGTGTTCCTGCGCCATGTGGTAAATTAAAGTTGATGGAAAGCATAAATGGTTTGTTTGCAGGCCTATTTTCTAAAAAATGTAAAGCACCTTTTAATTTTCTAGCATTAGGATCTAAGAACTCATCTACACCTTCATTGATGATTTCGGGTTGGGTAAAAGCAATAGCGTCGTTAAAAATGCTATGATTGTCTTTCGGATAAAAACCTAAATGTCCGTGTCCAGCATACCAATAA
This genomic stretch from Cellulophaga algicola DSM 14237 harbors:
- a CDS encoding RagB/SusD family nutrient uptake outer membrane protein — translated: MRTINTYRSFQVKPFLLVIIAFAMLLHSCEQFELDETPGKSSLAVEPYNSIEELDLAVTGIFGKLNKAAWMTTFYVNGWSGDDMTTHRESNKGDFREYDQRDISASNGRTATNWAGIYAMVKAANTVLINMEGVAFPADAARQKELVGQTYFLRGLMFYHLARIHGRIVLPLDLEINFERPLATQAEVYQQIESDLLNAESMLPVQTNIGASNPNSGTARAILARLYLDWAGFPEKDASKYALAASSAKQVIDNAGDHGFGLVDDISTLYTVAGRENIESIFTIAYCSSCGLPNRKTGKLGLPSDPQTQGWQETFAEIRFFEDMPEGARKDATYHTQVPLDENDKATAGDPVGGFLEWTSFVDQQQPLFKKIVGPFEEGTFGGFESDRNDYYMRYAEVLLIYAEASGESGTAGAEAWKALNDVRNRAGLPDVGPSDGTIQDLAFTERKWELAGEYLRWNDLVRKEQVEAALGGSARNPRVSINALTNEPITSETNAIIGSLAPSNYFVPLPQTEVDRNPNLAN
- a CDS encoding SusC/RagA family TonB-linked outer membrane protein gives rise to the protein MKNSFFKYSKKCLLLGIFLSLMGFYQGAAQKTVTGTVSDETGVPIPGANVIIKGTTKGAVTDFDGNFSITALAEEVLVISYIGHVSKTIAIGSQTSISVTLQSDVQQLDDVVVIGYGTVKKSDVTGSVSRIDSKSFEDQPVTRVEEALQGRAAGVTVAKANGQPGGAIKVRIRGVNSITGNNQPLVVVDGVLGGDLSTINPDDIAAMDILKDASATAIYGVRGSNGVIIITTKKGSGKGKINVNYFTSFSSSPNSVPRLGAEDFAIIENLRRTNSGGAAIYTESQIAAFAANGGTDYEQEILRTGISKNLAISANGSEGNIRYYFSGNYRDEEGIVINTGYNQLSIRSNVEAQVKDNFKIGLNVYGSRSENKNNTDRFGNGQGSFIYKALTWDPTTPVYNAAGEYNIRSSVASLNDNPVRSLNETRIRDNEERLNATINTTYNITDNFTYSLILGTQISSLNVERYAVEIGDDQLPHTSFNNNKNTSYQMSNIFTWQKEFGDIHDIKLTGVQEYSNSKFQGNGWNANDLSLQGRGFYFAELAPNSGQTVNNEFNERELSSFMLRAEYILDNNLFLTATGRYDASSVFREKERWGFFPSVALAYSLNDLIENSNSLSSLKLRAGWGQVGNQNIGPYSSFTTLGFNSYAANGTAATTGTFINSIGNPFATWETTSQLNVGIDLGFANGKGNISIDGYKKVTEDLLLNATIPDYDGGELGANTILKNVGEVENKGIDLTVGYDFITTENTNWSSNFSLSYVENKVTQLNDGLTTIIGQFQAPGGQGNILNFIEINQPLGQFNGATFLGTWKSTDDIPLNSEGIPIAKPGEAKYVLDENNEVKFGAIGNGTPKLTWGFNNTISIKNWDFNIFLQGVHGFDIYNIQQAAITGGAGDSRSFLSPDQVNQWTPTNETDIPAFAHLYESSRYVEKGDFIRLSNLTIGYTLKDIKTLNDVSIKLYAGGQNLFLITDYSGYDPESSSRRSAEGNEDVAPGINVGAYPNPRTYTLGAKIRF
- a CDS encoding sulfatase-like hydrolase/transferase, with protein sequence MKKTLLFLFLLTTIVKAQDRPNIVFILTDDQSYDLLGCTGNPVVQTPNIDKIAQEGILFTNAHVTSAICTPSRISILLSQYERKHGVNFNSGTSVSDTAWENSYPVILRNNGYYTGWVGKNHAPIGKGGYDSGLMEKSFDYWYAGHGHLGFYPKDNHSIFNDAIAFTQPEIINEGVDEFLDPNARKLKGALHFLENRPANKPFMLSINFNLPHGAGTRSMKLKESDDAIYKTLYRDLDIPLHKNYVAKAAIKTPKLPADLLRAEDRQEGYNYVDTPEGVKERYIRELEAMTGIDRLVGNLQKKLKDLKLDKNTIIIFTSDHGLFGGQQGLGGKALCYEQTTHVPIIVFNPKAPKKQRGLKSDALVQTIDIAPTMLAMGGITPPITFQGKDISDLIIGSKVEVRDYVYTENLWSTHFGNPRCEAIQNKEWKYIRYYKNNNFSAAKEIKYAKEMGIPLNEMLYNMHDPEIAIYRDYIDSPLHGEQPVYEELYNLKNDPNELANLANNPQQSEVLANLRQQWKEEITNARGIGKAEVYRYTNDLYPDSKH